The following coding sequences are from one Ochotona princeps isolate mOchPri1 chromosome 8, mOchPri1.hap1, whole genome shotgun sequence window:
- the CNRIP1 gene encoding CB1 cannabinoid receptor-interacting protein 1 isoform X1: MGDLPGIVRLSIALRIQPNDGPVFFKVDGQRFGQNRTIKLLTGSSYKVEVKIKPTTLQVENISIGGVLVPLELKSKEPDGDRVVYTGTYDTEGVAPTKSGERQPIQITMPFTDIGTFETVWQVKFYNYHKRDHCQWGSPFSVIEYECKPNETRSLMWVNKESFL, from the exons ATGGGGGACCTGCCGGGCATTGTGCGCCTCTCCATCGCACTGCGCATCCAGCCTAACGATGGTCCTGTCTTCTTCAAGGTGGACGGGCAGCGTTTCGGCCAGAACCGCACCATCAAGCTGCTCACAGGCTCCTCCTACAAGGTGGAGGTGAAGATTAAGCCCACCACGCTGCAGGTCGA GAACATTTCCATTGGTGGTGTGCTGGTCCCATTGGAGCTTAAGTCCAAAGAGCCTGATGGGGACAGAGTTGTTTATACTGGCACCTATGACACAGAAGGTGTGGCTCCAACCAAGAGTGGAGAACGGCAGCCCATCCAGATCACCATGCCG TTTACAGACATCGGGACCTTCGAGACGGTGTGGCAAGTCAAATTCTACAATTACCATAAGCGAGACCACTGCCAGTGGGGAAGCCCCTTCTCTGTCATCGAGTACGAATGCAAGCCCAACGAGACACGTAGCCTCATGTGGGTGAACAAAGAGTCCTTCCTCTGA
- the CNRIP1 gene encoding CB1 cannabinoid receptor-interacting protein 1 isoform X2: MVLSSSRWTGSVSARTAPSSCSQAPPTRWRNISIGGVLVPLELKSKEPDGDRVVYTGTYDTEGVAPTKSGERQPIQITMPFTDIGTFETVWQVKFYNYHKRDHCQWGSPFSVIEYECKPNETRSLMWVNKESFL; encoded by the exons ATGGTCCTGTCTTCTTCAAGGTGGACGGGCAGCGTTTCGGCCAGAACCGCACCATCAAGCTGCTCACAGGCTCCTCCTACAAGGTGGAG GAACATTTCCATTGGTGGTGTGCTGGTCCCATTGGAGCTTAAGTCCAAAGAGCCTGATGGGGACAGAGTTGTTTATACTGGCACCTATGACACAGAAGGTGTGGCTCCAACCAAGAGTGGAGAACGGCAGCCCATCCAGATCACCATGCCG TTTACAGACATCGGGACCTTCGAGACGGTGTGGCAAGTCAAATTCTACAATTACCATAAGCGAGACCACTGCCAGTGGGGAAGCCCCTTCTCTGTCATCGAGTACGAATGCAAGCCCAACGAGACACGTAGCCTCATGTGGGTGAACAAAGAGTCCTTCCTCTGA